One window of Alkalispirochaeta americana genomic DNA carries:
- a CDS encoding NAD(P)H-dependent oxidoreductase — protein sequence MKQLVIFCHPSMESFCNALAERYCAGAQDAGNDIRRINIGEIAFDPVLRQGYAHDQPLESDLVMAQETILWADHLVFVYPTWWAAPPAVLKAFIERVFLPGFAFKYKESRKIVAWDKLLQNKSARVISTMDSPPLYYKMIIGDPGYKMMKDIMNFCGIRPVAQTYVGSVKLSSPAKRQDWLEGMYRIGSRS from the coding sequence TGATTTTTTGCCATCCATCGATGGAGAGTTTTTGCAATGCCCTGGCGGAAAGATACTGCGCAGGAGCTCAAGATGCGGGGAACGATATACGGCGCATTAATATCGGGGAGATCGCCTTTGATCCGGTTTTGCGGCAGGGTTACGCCCACGACCAGCCCCTCGAATCAGACCTGGTGATGGCCCAGGAGACCATCCTGTGGGCTGATCATCTTGTCTTCGTCTATCCCACCTGGTGGGCCGCTCCGCCAGCCGTGCTCAAGGCTTTCATAGAACGGGTCTTCCTGCCGGGCTTTGCCTTCAAGTACAAGGAAAGCAGGAAAATAGTCGCCTGGGACAAACTTCTGCAGAACAAATCGGCTCGGGTGATCAGCACCATGGATTCACCTCCTCTCTACTACAAAATGATCATAGGCGACCCTGGCTATAAAATGATGAAAGACATCATGAATTTCTGCGGGATCCGACCCGTTGCACAAACCTACGTGGGTTCGGTAAAATTGTCCTCCCCGGCAAAACGTCAGGACTGGCTCGAAGGCATGTACCGGATCGGCAGCAGAAGCTGA